One part of the Desulfonema ishimotonii genome encodes these proteins:
- a CDS encoding two-component system sensor histidine kinase NtrB has product MSFKPMEEKTKPFRLVKYFTFASLIVIFIGTIVLSFLNIHWARTLQFKKSQDYALLLIENLNHQVYTQFQIPVYYIFGKIQLRNRRQFELMDKIVRNTLHSFKIDTVNLYDVNDNIISYSFEPSLVGQRDLGGEGYRNAVLGQSTSRLVQKGNFWETLLGRPHEIKVITFAPLREAKPLTRISGKVLGVIEVVQDLSEDYKTIFRFQIRVIITCTLVMSLLLVILIFVVKKGEAIIEQRNRERMRLREQLNRAERLSSLGEMVAGISHEIRNPLGIIKSSAELLKKKMEKIPASGAIPDIIVEESDRLNNIITDFLDYAKPRAPHLKLCHMDEVLEKNITFLTPQIEAQGYIVKKQYDRLPVIAADPDMMYQVFLNLMINAMQSMPGGGEIQIIGTSDRKNLTLIFKDKGEGVPAEVMEKIWDPFFTTKETGTGLGLGIVRNIIEAHGGTIRIENRPIYGAQVVIGLPIKAENI; this is encoded by the coding sequence ATGTCCTTTAAACCAATGGAAGAAAAAACAAAACCCTTCAGGCTGGTCAAGTATTTCACCTTTGCCAGCCTGATTGTCATATTTATCGGGACAATTGTCCTCTCTTTTCTGAACATCCACTGGGCCAGAACACTGCAATTTAAAAAAAGCCAGGACTATGCCCTTCTGCTGATCGAAAACCTCAACCATCAGGTCTACACACAGTTTCAGATACCGGTCTATTATATTTTCGGAAAAATCCAGCTCAGAAACAGGCGGCAGTTTGAACTGATGGATAAAATTGTCAGAAACACCCTTCACAGCTTTAAAATCGACACCGTCAACCTGTACGACGTCAATGACAACATCATTTCCTACAGCTTTGAACCGTCACTTGTGGGGCAGCGGGATCTCGGGGGGGAAGGGTACCGCAACGCCGTCCTGGGACAATCCACATCCCGCCTGGTGCAAAAGGGGAATTTCTGGGAAACGCTGCTGGGGCGGCCCCACGAGATAAAGGTCATCACATTTGCGCCGCTGCGGGAGGCCAAGCCCCTGACGCGCATCTCCGGGAAAGTCCTGGGGGTAATCGAAGTGGTTCAGGATCTTTCAGAGGATTATAAGACCATTTTCAGGTTCCAGATCCGGGTGATCATTACCTGCACCCTTGTGATGAGCCTGCTGCTGGTCATCCTGATCTTTGTGGTAAAAAAGGGGGAGGCCATCATTGAGCAGCGGAACCGGGAGCGGATGCGCCTCCGGGAACAACTGAACCGGGCGGAACGCCTCTCCTCCCTCGGGGAAATGGTGGCAGGCATCTCCCATGAAATCAGGAACCCCCTCGGCATCATCAAAAGTTCTGCGGAGCTGCTGAAAAAGAAAATGGAAAAAATTCCCGCATCCGGGGCCATCCCGGATATCATTGTCGAGGAGTCTGACCGTCTCAACAATATCATCACAGATTTTCTGGACTATGCAAAACCCAGGGCACCGCACCTGAAGCTGTGCCATATGGATGAGGTGCTGGAAAAAAACATCACCTTCCTGACCCCCCAGATCGAAGCACAGGGGTATATCGTAAAAAAACAGTATGACCGGCTTCCGGTCATCGCCGCTGACCCGGATATGATGTACCAGGTCTTTCTGAACCTGATGATCAATGCCATGCAGTCCATGCCCGGCGGCGGGGAGATCCAGATTATCGGCACCTCGGACAGAAAAAATCTGACCCTCATATTCAAGGACAAAGGCGAGGGGGTTCCGGCCGAGGTCATGGAAAAAATCTGGGATCCGTTTTTCACCACAAAAGAGACCGGCACCGGTCTGGGGCTGGGCATTGTCAGAAACATTATCGAAGCCCACGGCGGCACTATCCGTATCGAAAACCGCCCCATATACGGCGCTCAGGTGGTGATCGGGCTGCCCATAAAAGCGGAGAATATCTGA
- a CDS encoding sigma-54-dependent transcriptional regulator → METVLIVDDEKNYTLILGAVLEEEGFEALTANSCREALDVLEHADVDLVLTDMKMPGMDGIDLLESVKEKDPELPVIMMTAYGTVEKAVEAMQKGAYNYILKPFENESLVVYVRKAVEMYRMVKENRHLRDTMKSRYGFGNIIGKSKAMRNVFDIIRKVAPAMATVLIEGENGTGKELVAKSIHFNSLRRDKPFIAVNCSALSESLLESELFGHEKGAFTGAIAMKKGRFERADGGTLFLDEIGELSQPLQVKLLRVLQERVFERVGGTRPISVDIRVLTATNKQLKKEVEAGRFREDLFYRLNVLHIPLPALRERPEDIRLLARHFMEKYAAERQSGDPVSGMDQEVERLFFEYSWPGNVRELENVIERAVILCPGDTIRVSDLPKNFKSNAYNALRPDGIPSGAKLSETLAHIEKTMIIRALKMSGNVQAHAARMLGIGKSGLNQKIKKYKLDIGQKK, encoded by the coding sequence ATGGAAACCGTTTTAATCGTTGATGACGAAAAGAATTACACACTGATCCTGGGGGCGGTTCTGGAGGAAGAGGGATTTGAGGCCCTCACCGCCAACAGCTGCCGGGAGGCACTGGACGTTCTTGAACATGCGGACGTGGATCTGGTGCTGACGGATATGAAAATGCCGGGCATGGACGGCATCGACCTGCTGGAGAGCGTCAAAGAGAAGGATCCGGAGCTTCCGGTCATTATGATGACGGCCTACGGCACAGTGGAAAAGGCCGTGGAAGCCATGCAGAAAGGGGCCTACAACTATATTCTCAAGCCCTTTGAAAATGAGAGCCTTGTGGTCTATGTCAGAAAGGCCGTTGAGATGTACCGGATGGTGAAAGAGAACCGGCACCTCCGCGACACCATGAAATCCCGGTACGGCTTCGGCAATATCATCGGGAAAAGCAAGGCCATGCGCAACGTCTTCGATATCATCCGCAAGGTCGCACCGGCAATGGCAACGGTGCTGATTGAAGGGGAAAACGGCACAGGCAAGGAGCTGGTCGCAAAGTCAATTCACTTCAACAGCCTCCGCCGCGACAAGCCCTTCATCGCGGTCAACTGCTCGGCCCTGTCCGAAAGCCTCCTGGAAAGCGAGCTGTTCGGCCACGAAAAAGGGGCGTTTACCGGCGCCATCGCCATGAAAAAGGGGCGGTTTGAGCGGGCGGACGGCGGCACACTCTTTCTGGACGAAATCGGCGAACTCTCCCAGCCGCTACAGGTCAAGCTCCTTCGGGTTCTTCAGGAAAGGGTTTTTGAGCGGGTCGGCGGCACGCGCCCCATTTCCGTTGACATCCGCGTCCTGACCGCGACAAACAAGCAGTTGAAAAAAGAGGTGGAAGCCGGCCGGTTTCGGGAAGATCTGTTTTACCGCCTCAATGTGCTGCACATCCCGCTGCCCGCCCTGAGAGAACGTCCGGAGGACATCCGGCTTCTGGCCCGTCATTTTATGGAAAAATACGCAGCCGAACGCCAGTCCGGCGACCCCGTCAGCGGCATGGACCAGGAGGTGGAGCGCCTCTTTTTTGAATATAGCTGGCCCGGCAACGTCCGCGAGCTGGAAAATGTCATTGAACGAGCCGTGATCCTGTGTCCGGGGGACACAATCCGGGTTTCGGACCTTCCGAAAAATTTCAAAAGCAACGCCTATAACGCCCTCCGGCCGGACGGCATCCCGTCCGGCGCAAAGCTCTCCGAAACCCTGGCCCATATTGAAAAAACCATGATCATACGCGCTCTGAAGATGAGCGGCAATGTTCAGGCCCACGCCGCCAGAATGCTGGGCATCGGGAAAAGCGGGCTGAACCAGAAGATCAAAAAGTATAAACTGGATATCGGACAAAAAAAATGA
- a CDS encoding tetratricopeptide repeat protein produces MARNKVSRKQLLKEPDQFLSVSRRIFNWLLGHRLQILGGLGVLFAVIIIGSAVRYFGEKSEDSAFAAMQKGIEQYQKALEADGPQKAWQTAEKDFQKIFDDYAGQNGGKLARLAYANMAYRSGEFDTAVTLYQKTLEDFGDNSSLKNIILSNLAYASEGKKDYAAALRYFEQITTGPDSLMKGDAFFHLGRLYAQTDDKARSRAAFEKLMADYPDSVYIELVKEAVAGS; encoded by the coding sequence ATGGCCAGAAATAAAGTATCACGGAAGCAGCTGCTGAAAGAGCCGGATCAGTTTCTGAGTGTTTCAAGGAGAATTTTCAACTGGCTTCTGGGCCACAGGCTGCAAATTCTGGGCGGGCTTGGCGTCCTTTTTGCTGTGATTATCATCGGGTCCGCCGTCCGCTATTTCGGTGAGAAAAGTGAGGACAGCGCATTTGCAGCCATGCAGAAGGGGATCGAGCAGTATCAGAAAGCCCTCGAAGCGGACGGCCCTCAGAAAGCCTGGCAGACGGCCGAAAAGGATTTTCAGAAGATTTTTGATGACTATGCCGGGCAGAACGGCGGAAAGCTGGCCCGGCTGGCATATGCCAATATGGCCTATCGGTCCGGCGAATTTGATACGGCGGTAACGCTCTACCAGAAAACCCTTGAGGACTTCGGCGACAATTCCTCGCTGAAGAATATCATCCTGAGCAATCTCGCATATGCGTCAGAGGGGAAAAAGGACTATGCTGCCGCACTCCGATATTTTGAACAGATCACGACCGGGCCGGACAGCCTGATGAAAGGCGATGCGTTTTTTCACCTGGGACGTCTGTATGCACAGACCGACGATAAGGCCCGGAGCCGGGCGGCCTTTGAGAAGCTGATGGCCGATTACCCGGATTCCGTTTACATTGAGCTGGTGAAGGAGGCCGTGGCCGGAAGTTAG
- a CDS encoding SH3 domain-containing protein yields the protein MIKKVYSLSVCLFLLTVFSGVASAERMTVNVPMANVRSGPGTNYKTLWKLERYHPLKVIKSSGDWYYFEDFEGDRGWIFKKIVNRTDSVIVTKDKCNVRSGPDTTHDIIFTVERGVPFRVIERKGEWLHIRHADGDKGWIHKMLVW from the coding sequence TTGATAAAAAAAGTATATTCACTCTCTGTCTGTCTGTTTTTGCTGACCGTCTTCAGCGGTGTCGCGTCGGCGGAGCGTATGACGGTTAACGTCCCCATGGCAAATGTGCGCTCCGGTCCGGGAACGAATTACAAAACCCTGTGGAAGCTGGAGCGCTACCACCCGCTCAAAGTGATCAAATCCAGCGGTGACTGGTATTATTTTGAAGATTTTGAGGGGGACCGGGGCTGGATTTTTAAAAAGATTGTGAACCGCACCGATTCGGTCATTGTCACCAAAGACAAATGTAATGTGCGTTCCGGGCCGGATACGACCCATGATATTATCTTCACGGTCGAACGGGGGGTGCCGTTCCGGGTCATTGAGCGCAAGGGGGAATGGCTGCACATCCGTCATGCGGACGGCGACAAGGGATGGATTCACAAGATGCTGGTATGGTAA
- a CDS encoding PilN domain-containing protein, with protein sequence MIHINLLPFRAARKKENVRQQVSVFLLLILIVSIGLIWYNSRLNGEIENLETQIQYTQKEVVRYNRLAKQVEELKAKVETLKKKLAVIETLDTSRDVAFRLLDTMTDMVIEKRMWFTQLEAIEKKERKAKVSRKKKAKKKKAKKADAKTEVKAEEKKEPEVNIRIAGIALDNKTVADFMTRLETSSFFTAVELVRTQKESFKQKDRDDIDLKLFEIVCRRSPLKDIYLSQKEKE encoded by the coding sequence ATGATACACATTAATCTACTCCCCTTCCGGGCGGCTCGGAAAAAAGAGAATGTCCGGCAGCAGGTTTCTGTTTTCCTCCTTCTTATCCTTATCGTTTCCATTGGCCTGATTTGGTATAACAGCAGGCTGAACGGCGAAATCGAAAATCTTGAGACTCAGATTCAGTATACACAGAAAGAGGTTGTCCGCTATAATCGGCTTGCCAAGCAGGTTGAAGAACTTAAGGCCAAGGTGGAGACCCTGAAGAAAAAGCTGGCCGTCATCGAAACCCTTGATACCAGCCGGGATGTCGCCTTTCGTCTGCTGGATACCATGACGGATATGGTGATTGAAAAACGGATGTGGTTTACCCAGCTTGAAGCCATTGAAAAGAAAGAACGGAAGGCCAAGGTTTCCCGTAAGAAAAAGGCGAAGAAAAAAAAGGCGAAGAAGGCGGATGCAAAGACGGAAGTGAAGGCAGAAGAAAAGAAAGAGCCCGAAGTTAATATAAGAATTGCAGGCATTGCCCTGGATAACAAGACGGTTGCTGATTTTATGACCCGGCTGGAAACGTCAAGCTTTTTCACCGCTGTTGAACTGGTCCGGACGCAGAAAGAATCTTTCAAACAAAAAGACCGGGATGATATTGATTTGAAACTGTTTGAAATTGTCTGCAGGCGATCGCCTTTGAAAGATATTTACCTCAGCCAAAAAGAAAAAGAATGA
- a CDS encoding adenosine kinase, translating into MVEFDKEKRRITGIGSVLVDILVHETDAFVEKAEAVKGGMTYVSPDHIEQAISEASDPPVMVPGGAACNTIIGVGRLGGEARFVGKSGNGQLAGLFESNLAASNVEPVLLKSPSLTGRVLSIITPDAQRSMLTYLGASAEVRAQEITPQHFEGTGIALVEGYLVFNPEIMRAALSAAKDAGARVALDLSSFTVVEEARGFLDEIVDTYVDILIANEDEARAFTGCSDEAEALRVLGEKADVAVLKVGERGSFIASRGTVLSVPPEGNGAVVDTTGAGDLWASGFLYGMVSGYSLGESGALGSLCGYEVCRVVGANIPEEGWDRIRSALK; encoded by the coding sequence ATGGTTGAATTTGACAAAGAGAAACGAAGGATTACCGGCATCGGGTCGGTCCTTGTGGACATTCTGGTTCACGAAACAGATGCCTTCGTGGAAAAGGCCGAGGCCGTAAAAGGCGGCATGACGTATGTGTCGCCGGATCACATTGAACAGGCTATTTCAGAGGCCTCGGACCCGCCGGTCATGGTGCCGGGCGGGGCGGCCTGCAATACGATTATCGGCGTGGGCAGGCTGGGCGGAGAGGCCCGCTTTGTGGGGAAGAGCGGCAACGGGCAACTGGCCGGCCTCTTTGAGTCGAATCTGGCGGCCAGCAATGTGGAGCCGGTACTCCTTAAATCCCCATCGCTCACCGGGCGGGTACTCTCCATCATCACCCCCGACGCCCAGCGCTCCATGCTGACCTACCTGGGCGCGTCGGCAGAGGTGCGGGCACAGGAGATCACACCGCAGCATTTTGAGGGAACAGGCATCGCGCTGGTGGAGGGATATCTGGTGTTCAACCCGGAAATCATGCGGGCGGCCCTCAGTGCGGCAAAGGACGCCGGTGCCCGTGTGGCCCTCGACCTGTCCAGCTTTACGGTGGTGGAAGAGGCCAGGGGCTTTCTGGATGAGATTGTGGACACCTATGTCGATATCCTGATCGCCAACGAAGACGAGGCCAGGGCCTTTACCGGCTGTTCGGATGAGGCCGAAGCCCTGAGAGTGCTGGGGGAAAAGGCCGATGTGGCGGTTCTCAAGGTGGGGGAGCGCGGCAGCTTTATCGCCAGTCGGGGAACGGTCCTGTCGGTGCCCCCCGAAGGGAACGGCGCTGTGGTCGATACGACCGGGGCCGGAGACCTCTGGGCGTCGGGGTTCCTTTATGGTATGGTCAGCGGATATTCCCTTGGAGAGTCCGGCGCACTGGGGTCTTTATGCGGGTATGAGGTCTGCCGGGTGGTGGGGGCCAATATTCCGGAAGAGGGATGGGACCGGATTCGGTCAGCCCTGAAATAA
- the pilM gene encoding type IV pilus biogenesis protein PilM, whose amino-acid sequence MFFGKKKNIIGLDIGSRTIKVAEVEERKKGYHLKKFDMIDIAPGLIEDGVIRNPEEVATAIRELIRSSKIKEINVATSIGGYSIIVKTINVQTMEEEQLQETIQFEAEQYIPFDINDVNLDFQILGENESNPNQMSVLLVAAKKDMVEGYVNLLQMAGLNPCIIDVDAFALQNIYELNYDTEGENVALIEIGANKTTLNILKGNFSVFMRDVSSGCQQINTKLASVAECSAEEAEGMYHSEDADKISTKEVAEAVSSVVNDWCTEIRRALDFFYSTYPDDRIRKIILSGGGANIKKFRQILAIETSAEVEVIRPFENFSIDGGTDASYLERIAPQAAICTGLAIRRLDDK is encoded by the coding sequence ATGTTTTTCGGGAAAAAAAAGAATATCATCGGATTGGATATCGGATCAAGGACCATAAAGGTCGCTGAGGTTGAAGAGCGGAAAAAGGGGTATCACCTCAAAAAGTTTGATATGATCGACATCGCGCCCGGCCTCATTGAGGACGGGGTTATCCGGAATCCCGAAGAGGTCGCCACCGCCATCCGCGAGCTGATCAGATCGTCAAAGATAAAAGAGATTAATGTGGCGACGTCCATCGGCGGGTATTCCATCATTGTGAAGACCATCAATGTCCAGACCATGGAAGAGGAACAGCTTCAGGAAACGATTCAGTTTGAAGCAGAGCAGTACATCCCCTTTGACATCAATGATGTCAATCTCGACTTTCAGATTCTGGGAGAAAACGAGAGCAATCCCAATCAAATGAGCGTACTGCTGGTGGCCGCCAAAAAGGATATGGTGGAGGGGTATGTGAATCTCCTTCAGATGGCGGGTCTGAACCCCTGTATCATTGATGTTGACGCCTTTGCCCTCCAGAATATCTACGAACTCAATTACGACACCGAAGGTGAAAATGTGGCCCTGATCGAAATCGGGGCCAATAAAACGACCCTCAATATCCTGAAGGGAAATTTTTCCGTATTCATGCGGGATGTTTCTTCCGGGTGTCAGCAGATCAACACGAAGCTGGCCTCTGTGGCAGAGTGTTCTGCTGAAGAGGCCGAGGGGATGTATCACAGCGAGGACGCGGATAAGATTTCCACAAAAGAAGTGGCTGAAGCCGTTTCATCTGTTGTGAACGACTGGTGTACGGAGATCCGGCGTGCGCTTGATTTTTTCTATTCGACCTACCCCGATGACCGCATTCGCAAGATTATCCTGAGCGGCGGCGGGGCCAATATAAAAAAATTCCGTCAGATTCTGGCGATTGAGACATCTGCCGAGGTTGAGGTGATCCGGCCGTTTGAAAATTTTTCCATAGACGGCGGAACAGATGCCTCATATCTTGAACGCATTGCGCCTCAGGCGGCAATTTGTACTGGCCTTGCAATAAGAAGATTGGATGATAAATGA
- a CDS encoding DUF6178 family protein, whose protein sequence is MRLRELADRRREILSLPPEKALARIINERQPLPLVHSFPEEDFYFLIHDIGLGDSIELLGMASDRQWEYLFDAEIWHRDHVLLPAVTRWMSLLMKADPDRLIRWAAHGKVDLTEYYLFRNIEVAVREHDQDPADLGDGFVTEDDVFYVRFRDLPPRPDSDSGDGEDRETFLSGFLKRLSDYDHIRYQQILLESASIIPAEAEEELYRLRNVRRAEKGFQPAEEAVGIYQPILPDALRHMPRKVIAFPEPDAVRLPVPLYPASVLEGDNLFTRALATIDGAGILGQLQTEFAGLCNQILSADQQVIRDRGELRQVVRKACGYMSIGLDALTDGATEEKTTGRAASLIKNYPLFQIFRTGYGQALELKWRAERWFRESWLRSRELPLSFWGEEWLGVLGGLLIKKPLFFDNYETGKIYREFESVADIRRTAAVLDEIVAADTLFGLTDLPTQAPTDRMVIWQNWLLTLWAREQIGLEPGVFSIPLNRFRPFFRDLWTGEGSHRTIRDTVRTDFLNWLSHKTGLPDHEVSLRLGNRLEALFRAVESEYGPVADKDLDPRYVPHFLLA, encoded by the coding sequence ATGCGCCTGAGAGAACTGGCCGACAGGCGGCGGGAGATCCTTTCCCTGCCACCTGAAAAGGCACTGGCGCGCATTATAAACGAACGCCAGCCCCTCCCGCTGGTTCACTCCTTTCCGGAGGAGGATTTTTATTTTCTGATCCATGACATCGGCCTGGGGGATTCGATTGAGCTGCTGGGCATGGCCTCTGACCGGCAATGGGAATATCTTTTTGACGCCGAGATCTGGCACCGGGACCATGTGCTGCTGCCGGCCGTCACCCGGTGGATGTCCCTGCTGATGAAGGCCGATCCCGACCGCCTTATCCGCTGGGCAGCCCACGGAAAAGTTGATCTGACCGAATACTATCTGTTCCGCAATATTGAGGTGGCGGTCCGGGAACACGACCAGGATCCGGCCGATCTGGGGGATGGTTTTGTCACGGAGGATGACGTGTTTTACGTCCGGTTCCGCGACCTCCCCCCCCGCCCGGATTCGGATTCTGGCGACGGTGAGGATCGGGAAACCTTCTTATCGGGGTTCCTCAAACGGCTCTCCGACTATGATCACATCCGCTATCAGCAGATTCTGCTGGAGTCGGCCAGCATCATCCCGGCCGAAGCCGAGGAGGAACTCTACCGGCTGCGGAATGTGCGGCGGGCGGAAAAGGGCTTTCAGCCGGCTGAGGAGGCCGTGGGCATTTATCAGCCCATCCTGCCCGATGCCCTGAGGCACATGCCCCGGAAAGTCATTGCATTCCCGGAGCCGGATGCGGTCCGCCTGCCGGTGCCCCTCTATCCGGCCAGTGTGCTGGAAGGGGACAACCTCTTTACCCGCGCACTGGCGACCATTGACGGGGCCGGAATACTGGGGCAGCTTCAGACGGAATTTGCCGGGCTGTGCAACCAGATCCTGTCCGCAGATCAGCAGGTTATCCGGGACCGGGGGGAACTCCGGCAGGTGGTCCGCAAGGCGTGCGGCTACATGTCCATCGGCCTGGATGCGCTCACCGATGGGGCGACTGAGGAAAAAACAACGGGCCGTGCGGCCTCGCTGATAAAAAATTACCCCCTGTTCCAGATCTTCCGGACCGGGTACGGCCAGGCCCTGGAATTGAAATGGCGGGCGGAGCGCTGGTTCCGGGAGAGCTGGCTCAGAAGCCGGGAGCTGCCCCTCAGCTTCTGGGGTGAGGAATGGCTGGGCGTCCTGGGCGGCCTGCTCATCAAAAAGCCGCTTTTTTTCGATAATTATGAGACCGGTAAGATCTACCGGGAGTTTGAATCCGTGGCGGACATCCGGCGCACGGCAGCGGTGCTGGATGAGATTGTTGCCGCAGATACCCTCTTCGGGCTGACCGATCTGCCGACGCAGGCGCCGACGGACCGGATGGTGATCTGGCAAAACTGGCTCCTGACCCTCTGGGCGCGGGAGCAGATTGGCCTGGAACCGGGCGTTTTTTCCATTCCTCTGAACCGTTTCCGGCCCTTTTTCCGGGATCTGTGGACTGGCGAAGGGTCACACCGGACCATCCGGGATACGGTACGGACCGATTTTCTCAACTGGCTCTCCCATAAAACCGGCCTGCCGGACCATGAGGTCTCCCTAAGGCTGGGGAACCGGCTGGAGGCCCTGTTCAGAGCGGTTGAATCCGAATACGGGCCGGTGGCGGACAAAGATCTTGATCCCCGGTATGTCCCGCATTTTTTGCTGGCTTGA
- a CDS encoding radical SAM protein codes for MTESEPVCIETFKRGILRERVSQARRILKACTLCPRRCGINRLAGETGICKTGEKAWVSSYGPHFGEESPLVGDDGSGTIFFTHCNLMCVFCQNYDISHKGEGNEATAEQLAQIMVALQSQGCHNINLVTPSHVVPQILEALEIAIPEGLRLPLVFNTGGYDRVETLRLLDGVVDIYMPDFKFWNPDIAGAACDAADYPAVARNALTEMHRQVGDLVIDPSGIARRGLLIRHLVLPGGLAGTREVMRFIATRISRESYVNIMSQYRPCGRAASVPGLGEFPTREDYDAAVQAAREEGIHRLDTPRRVFVMG; via the coding sequence ATGACAGAATCTGAGCCTGTCTGTATCGAAACATTTAAGCGCGGAATTCTGAGAGAACGGGTTTCGCAGGCCCGCCGGATACTGAAGGCCTGTACCCTGTGCCCCCGCCGGTGCGGGATCAACCGGCTGGCCGGAGAAACCGGCATCTGCAAGACCGGGGAAAAGGCCTGGGTGTCGAGTTACGGTCCCCATTTCGGAGAAGAATCCCCCCTGGTGGGGGATGACGGCTCCGGCACGATTTTTTTCACCCACTGTAACCTCATGTGCGTGTTCTGCCAGAATTACGACATCAGCCACAAAGGGGAGGGGAACGAGGCCACGGCCGAGCAGCTTGCCCAGATCATGGTGGCCCTGCAAAGCCAGGGATGCCATAATATCAATCTCGTGACCCCGTCCCATGTGGTGCCTCAGATTCTTGAGGCCCTTGAGATCGCCATTCCCGAAGGGCTGCGGCTTCCCCTGGTCTTTAACACGGGGGGCTACGACCGGGTGGAAACCCTGAGACTTCTGGACGGGGTGGTGGATATTTACATGCCCGATTTCAAATTCTGGAATCCCGATATTGCCGGCGCAGCCTGCGACGCCGCGGATTACCCGGCGGTGGCCCGGAATGCGCTGACGGAGATGCACCGCCAGGTGGGGGATCTGGTGATCGACCCGTCCGGCATTGCCCGGCGCGGGCTGCTGATACGCCACCTGGTGCTGCCCGGCGGACTGGCTGGAACCCGTGAGGTGATGCGGTTTATCGCCACCCGCATTTCGCGGGAAAGCTATGTCAACATCATGTCCCAGTACCGGCCCTGCGGCCGGGCCGCGTCGGTTCCGGGACTGGGCGAATTCCCCACCCGGGAGGATTACGACGCCGCAGTGCAGGCGGCCAGGGAAGAGGGCATTCACCGGCTCGATACACCACGGCGCGTATTTGTGATGGGATAG
- a CDS encoding metallophosphoesterase family protein: protein MGDIFAIGDIHGCFDQLSELMVRVLEEMNADRDTLVFLGDYIDRGPASVEVVEYLIRLRASLPNTVFLKGNHEEMLQNYLDGLDKHTYLINGGRKTLEGYLAHRDAEGRDGGPIPEEHLEFFLSLSDSYQTEKYIFVHAGLRPGVPPDQQVPADMLWIRDRFVRSDYDFGKQVVFGHTPFKTPLVQFNKIGIDTGAVYGNVLTCVRLPRTVFFYA from the coding sequence ATGGGGGATATTTTCGCCATCGGCGACATACACGGGTGCTTTGACCAGCTTTCAGAGCTGATGGTCCGGGTTCTGGAGGAGATGAATGCAGACCGGGACACCCTTGTATTCCTGGGCGATTATATCGACCGCGGCCCGGCCTCGGTTGAGGTGGTGGAGTACCTGATCCGCCTGAGGGCGTCTCTTCCCAACACCGTTTTTTTAAAGGGCAATCACGAGGAGATGCTTCAGAACTATCTGGACGGCCTGGACAAACATACCTATCTGATCAACGGCGGCAGAAAGACCCTGGAGGGGTATCTGGCACATCGGGACGCCGAAGGCCGTGACGGTGGGCCGATCCCGGAAGAACACCTTGAGTTTTTTTTATCGCTTTCAGACAGCTATCAGACAGAGAAATACATCTTTGTCCACGCGGGGCTGAGGCCGGGGGTTCCCCCTGACCAACAGGTTCCCGCCGATATGCTGTGGATACGGGACAGATTTGTCCGCTCTGATTATGATTTCGGCAAACAGGTGGTCTTCGGCCATACCCCGTTTAAAACACCTCTGGTGCAGTTCAATAAGATCGGCATTGATACCGGTGCGGTATACGGCAATGTGCTGACCTGTGTCCGGCTGCCCCGGACAGTGTTTTTTTACGCCTGA
- a CDS encoding FmdB family zinc ribbon protein, whose translation MPIYEFKCLKCNEFFEFLVVHSDDEQEMKCPKCQSEEFERVLSSTNFVMNGGGGQTSGPKREERQCSSGSCTTYEIPGATKA comes from the coding sequence ATGCCGATATATGAGTTTAAATGTTTGAAATGTAATGAATTTTTTGAATTTCTCGTCGTCCACAGCGATGATGAGCAGGAGATGAAATGCCCCAAATGCCAGTCTGAGGAATTTGAGCGGGTTCTCAGCAGCACCAATTTCGTGATGAACGGCGGCGGCGGACAGACGTCCGGGCCGAAGCGGGAGGAACGCCAGTGTTCCAGCGGTTCCTGCACAACCTATGAGATTCCCGGAGCCACCAAGGCCTAG